Proteins from a genomic interval of Flammeovirgaceae bacterium SG7u.111:
- a CDS encoding sodium:solute symporter family protein, whose product MHIIDLSIFITYLAFMLGVGFYFMKKNTSEDDYYVGGRNMSAGHIGLSVVATDVGGGFSIGLGGLGFMLGLSGSWMLFTGLIGAWTSTVLLIPKIYPIAKKHKFLTFPESLAFRYNTKVALVAGIISLIGYVGFTSSQILAGAKLASATFPSISINNAVLIMGVIAVIYTVIGGIKAVIYTDTIQWIILMLGLILIGIPIGYTYIGGWKAIRNTLPIDFLTLTNISFVQFFNWLITIVPIWFVGMTLYQRIYACKDEKTAIKAWRIAGLFEWPIMAFMGIALGLFAKVAYEQGMFTEIGYAPNSGLDAELGLPILLRKILPVGLMGLMMSAYFSAIMSTADSCLMAASGNFTTDILGYFRKGKKSLTIITSQGITLLIGAIAILIATSMQNVLELMLYSYAFMVSGLLVPVLGMLFLKKPNSMAAMTAMVLGGGTTLALILFETELPYGLDANFFGIAISAMSFSIIQFVTIKTNILQFANDN is encoded by the coding sequence ATTCACATTATCGATTTAAGCATTTTTATCACCTACTTGGCTTTTATGTTGGGTGTCGGCTTCTATTTCATGAAGAAAAACACTTCTGAAGACGACTACTATGTAGGAGGAAGAAATATGTCTGCGGGGCATATTGGCTTGTCCGTTGTCGCCACGGATGTGGGAGGAGGCTTTTCAATTGGTCTGGGCGGCTTAGGTTTTATGCTTGGGCTTTCAGGTAGTTGGATGCTTTTTACAGGGCTGATTGGCGCATGGACCAGTACAGTTTTGCTTATTCCCAAGATTTACCCCATTGCCAAAAAGCACAAGTTCCTCACCTTCCCCGAATCCTTAGCTTTCCGCTACAACACCAAAGTAGCCCTAGTTGCAGGCATCATCTCCTTGATAGGTTATGTCGGGTTCACGAGTTCACAAATTCTAGCCGGAGCTAAGTTGGCTTCTGCCACTTTTCCCTCTATTTCCATCAATAATGCAGTGCTCATTATGGGAGTCATCGCCGTGATATACACCGTAATCGGGGGAATCAAAGCCGTGATATACACCGATACTATTCAGTGGATCATCCTCATGCTTGGCTTGATCTTGATCGGCATTCCAATAGGTTATACCTACATTGGAGGTTGGAAAGCAATAAGAAACACACTTCCGATCGATTTTTTGACCCTTACAAACATTTCCTTTGTCCAATTTTTCAACTGGCTGATCACCATCGTCCCCATCTGGTTTGTGGGCATGACGCTTTACCAACGGATTTATGCCTGCAAAGATGAAAAAACGGCAATAAAAGCATGGCGAATAGCAGGCTTGTTCGAATGGCCCATCATGGCATTTATGGGAATTGCCTTGGGGCTTTTTGCCAAAGTCGCTTACGAGCAAGGCATGTTCACAGAAATTGGCTATGCGCCCAATAGCGGCTTGGATGCCGAACTTGGCTTACCTATTTTGCTCAGAAAGATCTTGCCCGTTGGTTTGATGGGCTTAATGATGTCCGCCTATTTTTCGGCAATTATGTCTACCGCAGATAGTTGCTTGATGGCAGCTTCCGGCAACTTCACTACCGATATTTTAGGCTACTTTAGAAAAGGAAAAAAGAGCTTGACCATCATCACCTCCCAAGGTATTACTTTACTGATAGGAGCTATTGCCATCCTCATCGCCACTTCTATGCAAAATGTATTGGAACTGATGTTGTACTCGTATGCATTCATGGTTTCAGGTTTGTTAGTTCCTGTTTTGGGCATGTTGTTCTTAAAAAAGCCCAATTCTATGGCAGCAATGACGGCTATGGTTTTAGGCGGAGGCACTACGCTGGCACTCATCCTCTTCGAAACCGAGCTGCCTTACGGGCTTGACGCCAACTTCTTTGGGATTGCCATTTCCGCAATGAGCTTTTCCATTATCCAATTTGTTACTATAAAAACAAACATCTTACAATTCGCCAATGACAACTAG
- a CDS encoding DUF4974 domain-containing protein: MTENEYWALITRRLAGDISSEENDLLDSWIEASESNQALYEEACQAWKRDYFNQKDFDVADGKKLLQQKLKVYPIHQVEKKSTAPFYLKIAASVALLLGVGLAVYFNQSASEEKPAIVYIEKIIPAGAKQTLKLGDGTVVKINSESVLKVPKHFAADERVVYLEGEAFFDVARDTARPFRIISGEVTTSVLGTSFNIAAYPELSKLKVSVASGKVQVNETVQPDNKVVLISDQEASFDLEQQEFAVAAFDVAQAFAWKDSTLLFNDTPLEAVAKKLERWYGVNILFKNEDIKQCLLSGEFKNESLDNVLESLRYTSDINYKIEDKNITLSGKGCD, from the coding sequence ATGACTGAGAACGAGTACTGGGCACTGATCACCCGCCGACTGGCTGGCGATATTAGCTCTGAAGAGAATGATTTATTGGACAGTTGGATAGAGGCTTCGGAAAGTAACCAAGCGCTGTATGAAGAGGCTTGCCAAGCTTGGAAAAGAGATTATTTCAACCAAAAAGATTTTGATGTGGCTGATGGTAAAAAGCTTTTGCAACAAAAGCTGAAGGTATATCCTATCCATCAGGTAGAAAAGAAATCAACAGCTCCTTTTTACCTAAAAATAGCTGCTTCTGTGGCGCTATTGCTAGGAGTTGGGCTTGCGGTTTATTTCAACCAATCTGCTTCCGAAGAGAAGCCTGCCATTGTATATATAGAAAAAATTATTCCGGCAGGGGCGAAGCAAACGCTAAAGTTGGGCGATGGGACGGTGGTAAAGATCAACTCGGAATCGGTGCTGAAAGTGCCGAAGCACTTTGCGGCTGATGAGCGAGTGGTTTACCTCGAAGGTGAAGCTTTTTTCGATGTTGCCCGCGATACGGCTCGTCCGTTTAGGATCATTTCTGGTGAGGTTACCACCTCGGTGTTGGGCACTAGTTTCAATATTGCTGCTTATCCTGAGCTAAGCAAGCTAAAGGTGTCTGTAGCTTCGGGGAAGGTGCAGGTAAATGAAACGGTTCAACCTGATAACAAGGTAGTATTAATTTCTGATCAGGAAGCGAGTTTCGATTTGGAGCAGCAGGAATTTGCTGTTGCCGCTTTTGATGTAGCTCAGGCTTTTGCTTGGAAAGACAGCACGCTGCTGTTCAACGATACTCCGCTGGAAGCTGTAGCCAAAAAGCTGGAAAGGTGGTACGGAGTGAACATTTTGTTTAAAAATGAAGATATAAAACAATGTTTGCTAAGTGGGGAGTTCAAAAATGAATCGCTGGACAACGTGCTCGAAAGTTTGCGCTACACCAGCGATATCAATTACAAAATAGAAGATAAAAACATTACGCTATCTGGTAAAGGATGTGATTGA
- a CDS encoding TonB-dependent receptor, which produces MKTLLRLPILIFFIAVSAFGASAEGSGDKVKSISDIIISIRVHDEPIEVAFEKIDKKTGFRFMYNSKKVPLSTKITLNENEKSVREVLTKIAIETGLSFKQINRNILVKPSGSAISKKELKKAYNLAFGVLKGRIYDENGLGLPGANVLVTDLSGIGAVTDANGYFTILKVPEGEHHLKVSYIGYSTLEQDVAVTGGATSDVKVRLEPGVTIGQEVLVLGDRLKGQAKAINQQKNNSNITNIVASDQIGRFPDANVGDALKRVPGITIQNDQGEARDIIVRGMAPQLNSVTINGERVPSAEGDNRRVQLDLIPADMIQTIEVNKSLTPDMDADAIGGSVNLVTRYAPDGLRVSGTLASGVNMLSNKPIWTGGLVVGNRVANDKLGYIVSASYNNHNFGSDNVEAVWIDTDDGAILDEYDLRTYYVQRVRRSISASVDYELAPNHKILLSGMYNWRDDWESRYRLRIDDLGDAYEDGDITQISDGIFEGEARIGRQTKGGIDNGRIKQKRLEDQRNYNFSLRGDHLFGSNLKMDWSVTHAKASEDRPNERYILYRSEGMPITMDVRDPRKPQVIASGENDWQDIEFNELTEEQGYTYEKDWNARLDFKLPIATNGIFKFGGRYRGKSKVRDNNFFEYEPIDEDAFGSTLGDVPTEDQTKSDFLAGEKYEAGRFVTKEFLSQLDLTNGGIFESSDAKGEYVPGNYVADENILAAYLMADYQFTEKFYALAGMRVENTSIDYKGFSFNDDTEEVGDLTGDKTYTNILPYLHLKYNFTDNQVLRFAVTQTLARPDYFNLVPFEAWVPDDSELEAGNPDLKPSLATNLDLMAESYFKSVGLFSVGGFYKKIDDFIYERVEENYTHPVYGSDIELTTFLNGDAVDVYGFETAFQRQLDFLPGFWKGFGVYANYTFTESETNGIQGREDETLPLPGTAKHMFNGSLSYETKKLVLRVSVNYASDYLDELGGEPFEDRFYDKQTFVDFNGSYALNPKWRIFAEVNNITNQPLRYYQGVSSQTMQEEFYNMRVSLGVKFDLFNN; this is translated from the coding sequence ATGAAAACACTGTTACGATTGCCTATTCTGATATTTTTCATTGCCGTTTCAGCTTTTGGTGCTAGCGCAGAAGGCTCCGGCGACAAAGTGAAAAGCATCAGCGATATCATCATCAGCATACGCGTTCATGACGAGCCTATCGAAGTCGCTTTCGAGAAAATTGACAAAAAGACAGGGTTCAGATTTATGTACAACAGCAAAAAAGTGCCTTTGAGCACTAAAATCACTCTCAATGAAAATGAGAAAAGTGTGAGAGAAGTGTTGACAAAAATTGCTATAGAAACAGGTTTGAGTTTCAAGCAGATAAACCGAAATATTTTGGTAAAACCTTCTGGAAGTGCCATTTCCAAAAAAGAGCTCAAAAAAGCGTATAATTTAGCGTTTGGTGTATTGAAAGGAAGGATTTATGACGAAAACGGATTAGGCTTGCCAGGTGCAAATGTATTGGTTACCGACCTTAGCGGCATAGGCGCCGTGACGGATGCCAATGGTTATTTTACCATATTGAAAGTGCCAGAAGGCGAACATCACCTTAAAGTTTCTTACATCGGTTATAGCACGTTGGAGCAAGATGTTGCAGTAACTGGTGGGGCTACCAGCGATGTGAAGGTAAGGCTTGAGCCAGGGGTTACCATAGGACAAGAAGTATTGGTATTGGGCGATAGGCTCAAAGGGCAGGCAAAAGCCATCAACCAACAAAAGAACAATTCGAACATAACCAACATAGTAGCATCTGATCAAATAGGTCGCTTTCCCGATGCCAATGTGGGCGATGCCCTAAAAAGGGTGCCAGGTATCACTATCCAAAATGACCAAGGCGAGGCAAGGGACATCATTGTAAGGGGCATGGCTCCACAGCTCAACTCAGTGACTATCAATGGTGAGCGTGTGCCATCTGCCGAAGGTGATAACCGCCGTGTGCAGTTGGACCTTATCCCAGCGGATATGATCCAGACTATTGAGGTGAATAAGTCTTTAACACCAGATATGGACGCTGATGCTATTGGCGGTTCGGTAAACTTGGTGACTCGTTATGCTCCTGATGGGCTGCGTGTCTCTGGTACGCTCGCTTCGGGTGTGAACATGCTTTCAAACAAACCGATCTGGACTGGTGGTTTGGTGGTAGGAAACCGAGTGGCAAACGATAAATTGGGTTACATTGTAAGTGCTTCTTACAACAACCACAACTTCGGTTCGGATAATGTAGAGGCTGTTTGGATAGATACGGACGATGGAGCGATATTGGACGAGTATGATTTGAGGACTTATTATGTGCAAAGGGTGAGAAGGAGTATTTCTGCATCGGTAGATTATGAGCTTGCTCCAAACCACAAAATACTGTTGAGTGGTATGTACAACTGGAGAGATGACTGGGAAAGTCGTTACCGCTTGAGAATTGATGATTTGGGAGATGCGTATGAAGACGGTGATATTACCCAGATTAGTGATGGCATTTTTGAAGGTGAAGCTCGAATCGGAAGGCAGACAAAAGGAGGGATTGATAATGGAAGGATAAAGCAAAAAAGGTTAGAAGATCAAAGAAATTACAACTTCTCACTGAGAGGCGATCACCTTTTCGGAAGCAACTTGAAAATGGACTGGTCAGTGACTCATGCCAAAGCAAGTGAAGATAGACCAAACGAAAGGTATATTTTGTATAGGTCAGAAGGAATGCCTATCACTATGGATGTGAGAGATCCTAGAAAACCTCAAGTGATAGCATCAGGGGAAAACGATTGGCAGGATATTGAATTTAACGAACTTACTGAAGAGCAGGGGTATACGTATGAAAAAGATTGGAATGCCCGTTTAGATTTTAAGCTTCCAATTGCAACAAACGGCATATTTAAGTTTGGTGGTAGGTATCGTGGTAAGTCTAAGGTGAGAGACAATAATTTCTTTGAGTATGAACCAATTGATGAAGATGCTTTTGGCTCAACTTTAGGAGATGTGCCAACAGAAGACCAAACCAAATCAGATTTCTTGGCAGGAGAAAAGTATGAAGCAGGCAGGTTTGTTACAAAAGAATTTCTTTCTCAATTAGACTTGACTAATGGTGGTATTTTTGAAAGCTCTGATGCAAAAGGTGAATATGTTCCAGGTAATTACGTAGCAGATGAGAATATTTTGGCTGCTTATTTAATGGCCGATTACCAGTTCACCGAGAAGTTTTATGCTTTAGCAGGTATGAGGGTGGAAAATACAAGCATCGACTACAAAGGATTTTCTTTCAATGATGATACAGAAGAAGTAGGCGACCTTACTGGTGATAAAACGTACACCAACATCTTACCTTACTTACACCTTAAATACAACTTTACCGACAACCAAGTATTGCGGTTTGCAGTGACCCAAACCTTGGCTCGTCCAGATTATTTCAACCTAGTGCCTTTTGAAGCATGGGTGCCAGACGATTCGGAATTGGAAGCTGGTAATCCCGACTTGAAACCTTCACTTGCTACCAACCTCGACCTTATGGCAGAGAGTTATTTCAAATCTGTAGGCTTGTTCTCAGTAGGCGGTTTTTACAAGAAAATAGATGACTTTATTTATGAAAGAGTAGAAGAAAACTATACGCATCCAGTGTATGGAAGCGACATAGAGTTGACTACTTTCCTCAATGGAGATGCTGTAGATGTGTATGGATTTGAAACCGCGTTCCAGCGCCAGTTGGACTTTTTGCCAGGTTTCTGGAAAGGGTTTGGCGTGTATGCTAACTACACCTTTACCGAGTCGGAAACCAATGGTATCCAAGGAAGAGAAGACGAAACTTTGCCACTGCCAGGTACTGCAAAGCATATGTTCAATGGCTCACTTTCTTATGAAACTAAGAAATTGGTATTGAGAGTTTCTGTGAACTACGCTTCTGATTACCTAGACGAACTTGGTGGCGAACCATTTGAAGACAGGTTCTACGACAAGCAGACATTTGTAGATTTTAACGGCTCTTATGCCCTCAACCCAAAATGGAGGATTTTTGCCGAAGTAAATAACATTACCAACCAGCCATTGAGGTATTATCAAGGTGTGAGCTCTCAGACCATGCAGGAGGAATTCTATAACATGAGAGTGAGCCTTGGGGTCAAGTTTGACTTGTTCAATAATTAA
- a CDS encoding phytase — MRYIPYLFLFLSVACSQQKAAEEQEEIVEAVDSIAVLKPVFVTEKSDFDTDDPAFWINPADPAQSLILGTDKGDENNENAALMVYDLEGKIIADKCIKGLTRVNNVDICYGFSLGGETKDLAVLTERGRDMLRVFTLPDMQAVDAGGIPVFADDSLKAPMGVALYQQEGATYAIVSRKFGLSGSYLWQYELKEKEGKVVGEVVRKFGKFEGGKEIEAIAVDQELGYVYYSDEGKGVRKYYADPAKGDEELALFATEGFTDDHEGISIYTLEDGTGYILVSDQQANQFHIFPREGTADNPHAHTLLKTIKVSTNESDGSEVTSLTLNPTFEGGLFVAMSDDKTFHFYRWKDIAGDDLKVRVEK; from the coding sequence ATGAGATATATACCGTACTTATTCCTCTTTCTATCAGTCGCTTGTAGCCAGCAAAAGGCTGCCGAAGAACAGGAAGAAATAGTGGAAGCAGTCGATAGCATAGCGGTGCTCAAGCCAGTTTTTGTTACCGAAAAATCTGATTTTGACACAGACGATCCTGCTTTTTGGATCAACCCTGCTGACCCAGCACAGTCGCTGATTCTTGGTACGGACAAGGGAGATGAAAATAATGAAAATGCTGCCCTTATGGTCTATGACTTGGAAGGGAAAATCATTGCCGATAAGTGTATAAAAGGACTTACAAGGGTAAATAATGTAGACATCTGCTACGGTTTTTCTTTAGGTGGTGAAACGAAAGACTTGGCGGTTCTTACCGAAAGGGGGAGGGACATGCTCCGAGTGTTCACCTTGCCCGATATGCAGGCTGTGGATGCTGGTGGGATTCCCGTTTTTGCTGATGACAGCCTGAAAGCTCCTATGGGCGTAGCCTTGTACCAGCAAGAGGGCGCTACTTATGCGATAGTGAGCCGAAAATTTGGGCTAAGTGGAAGTTACCTGTGGCAATATGAACTAAAGGAGAAGGAAGGAAAAGTAGTAGGCGAAGTAGTGAGGAAGTTCGGGAAATTTGAAGGTGGGAAAGAGATAGAAGCCATTGCTGTAGACCAAGAATTGGGCTATGTGTATTACTCGGACGAGGGCAAAGGAGTGCGGAAATATTACGCCGACCCTGCCAAAGGAGACGAAGAACTGGCGCTTTTTGCCACCGAAGGCTTCACCGATGACCACGAAGGCATTTCTATTTACACCTTGGAAGACGGAACGGGCTACATTTTGGTAAGTGACCAGCAGGCCAACCAGTTCCACATTTTCCCAAGAGAAGGGACTGCTGATAATCCACATGCTCACACCTTGCTCAAAACCATCAAGGTTTCGACCAACGAAAGTGACGGCAGCGAGGTGACCAGCCTTACGCTCAATCCAACATTTGAGGGTGGTTTGTTTGTTGCCATGTCTGATGATAAAACCTTCCATTTTTACCGCTGGAAAGACATTGCCGGTGACGATTTGAAAGTGAGGGTGGAGAAGTAG
- a CDS encoding RNA polymerase sigma-70 factor, whose protein sequence is MMVENRFKAKSIKLVNDEAALQDDLRLFEGVRHGEAKALETLFEKYYERLCDFCYFFIESKEDSEEIVTDVFVEIWNKRDTLEVRKNLRAYFYTSVKHKAFAFLGSKKGKQDSFSDHQILDLHDGHTPESEVLFNELAKEIDLYVNALPEPGRSIFRLCKMDGLPFREIGQILSISEKTVENHLVLVLKNLRMAFRNG, encoded by the coding sequence ATGATGGTTGAAAATAGGTTTAAGGCGAAATCCATAAAGTTAGTGAATGACGAAGCTGCGCTACAGGATGATTTACGGCTTTTTGAAGGGGTGAGGCATGGCGAAGCCAAAGCCTTGGAAACTCTTTTTGAGAAGTACTACGAACGTTTGTGCGATTTCTGCTATTTTTTTATTGAAAGCAAGGAGGATTCTGAGGAGATTGTTACCGATGTTTTTGTAGAGATCTGGAACAAACGGGATACCTTGGAAGTGAGGAAAAACCTTCGAGCTTATTTTTATACTTCCGTAAAGCACAAAGCCTTTGCCTTTTTGGGTTCGAAAAAAGGAAAACAAGATAGCTTTTCCGATCACCAAATACTCGACTTGCACGATGGGCACACCCCCGAATCCGAGGTGCTTTTCAACGAACTAGCCAAAGAAATTGACCTCTATGTGAACGCACTTCCCGAGCCTGGGAGGAGTATTTTCCGTCTTTGCAAAATGGACGGTTTGCCCTTTCGGGAGATTGGACAGATCTTGAGCATTTCAGAAAAAACCGTGGAAAACCATCTAGTGCTGGTTCTCAAAAACCTCCGCATGGCTTTTAGAAATGGGTAA
- a CDS encoding methyltransferase — MDLEIRRPEPVDMGIEMQSFGIKGAEDVEEALAALLEGKNVLIEGKYSNGLDLLHALQGYLKKMYTAQNYEEQRAYRAEYRKRSHQIMLKIRKHKLRVKKSPEIGWLEILYPEFRELMLTLPDVQGLNSSWQWYKKGVNVPVLRNKIHPYYGTYFPTRFEHLILFDNWLKRYEGPKKTAIDVGIGSGVLSMQLVKHGFQKSFGTDTNPNAIVGLKEFMGETKLSRKIELDYGHLFGKWEKPTELIVFNPPWLPIARESDRVDTAMYYDDKLFPEFFAEAQKRLLPDGKLVLLFSNIGQLTKATKVHPIEEELAKGGRYELELCLKKKVGLASKKTERDQYWRAEEAVELWVLKQK; from the coding sequence ATGGATTTAGAAATAAGGAGACCAGAGCCGGTAGACATGGGCATAGAGATGCAGTCGTTTGGGATAAAGGGGGCTGAAGATGTTGAAGAGGCGTTAGCGGCATTGTTGGAAGGGAAAAATGTGTTGATAGAGGGGAAATATAGCAATGGGCTGGACCTTTTGCATGCGTTGCAGGGGTATTTGAAAAAGATGTATACGGCACAGAACTATGAGGAGCAACGGGCGTATAGGGCGGAATATCGGAAGCGTTCGCATCAGATAATGCTGAAAATCAGGAAACATAAGTTGCGGGTGAAAAAGTCGCCTGAGATAGGTTGGTTGGAAATATTGTACCCCGAGTTTCGTGAACTGATGTTGACTTTGCCCGATGTGCAGGGCTTGAACAGTTCGTGGCAGTGGTACAAAAAAGGGGTAAATGTTCCTGTGCTCAGAAACAAGATCCACCCATATTACGGAACGTATTTCCCTACTCGTTTTGAGCATCTTATCCTTTTTGATAATTGGCTAAAACGCTATGAAGGTCCTAAAAAAACGGCAATTGATGTGGGGATTGGCAGTGGGGTTCTTTCCATGCAATTGGTGAAACATGGTTTTCAGAAGTCTTTTGGGACAGATACGAATCCTAATGCGATTGTGGGTTTGAAGGAGTTTATGGGCGAAACGAAGCTTTCTAGGAAAATAGAGCTGGACTACGGGCACTTGTTTGGGAAGTGGGAAAAACCTACAGAATTGATCGTTTTTAACCCGCCTTGGTTGCCGATTGCCCGTGAGTCGGACAGGGTGGATACGGCAATGTATTACGATGACAAACTATTTCCTGAGTTTTTTGCCGAGGCTCAAAAGCGTTTGTTGCCCGATGGGAAGTTGGTATTGTTATTCTCGAATATTGGGCAACTTACAAAAGCAACGAAAGTGCATCCGATAGAGGAGGAGTTGGCCAAGGGCGGTCGCTACGAACTAGAGCTTTGTCTGAAAAAGAAAGTGGGTTTGGCTTCTAAAAAGACGGAAAGAGACCAGTACTGGCGTGCCGAGGAAGCGGTGGAGCTTTGGGTGTTGAAGCAAAAATAG
- a CDS encoding DEAD/DEAH box helicase, whose product MSFSSLGLSPFLVKALTEQKLNKPTPIQEQAIPVILQGKDLLGIAQTGSGKTASFVLPTLMNLEGKTKTKNRHINVLVLVPTRELAIQVEEVFSLFGKALPFPFKSLAVFGGVSINPQMMGMQNVNVLVATPGRLLDLVESNAMHFNSLSTLILDEADKMLNLGFKEEMDKIFKLLPPKRQNLLFSATLSPHVEEMNRVLLKDPQVINIAPETQNLDLINQSGYFVSDEKKGALLRHLIKTKEMKQVLVFTSSVYKADHVADKLYKNGINARAVHSKKSQGNRKESLASFKAGKVNVLVATDLLSRGIDIEFLPYVVNYELPRSPKDFVHRIGRTGRAENPGEAITFVTPDDKHHFKVIQKKMKKVVTMLDADNLGI is encoded by the coding sequence ATGTCATTTTCATCCTTAGGTTTATCCCCATTTTTAGTAAAAGCTCTTACTGAGCAAAAGCTCAACAAACCAACCCCCATTCAGGAACAAGCCATTCCCGTAATCCTCCAAGGCAAAGACCTACTCGGAATTGCACAGACGGGATCAGGAAAAACGGCAAGCTTTGTACTTCCTACCCTCATGAACTTGGAAGGAAAAACCAAGACGAAAAACAGACATATAAATGTATTGGTGCTAGTCCCCACACGGGAACTCGCCATACAAGTGGAAGAAGTTTTCAGCCTTTTTGGCAAAGCCTTGCCCTTCCCTTTCAAATCGCTCGCAGTTTTTGGCGGGGTATCCATCAACCCACAAATGATGGGCATGCAAAACGTAAACGTCTTGGTGGCAACTCCGGGCAGGTTGCTCGATCTGGTAGAATCAAATGCCATGCACTTCAACTCCCTCTCCACCCTCATTTTGGACGAAGCCGACAAGATGCTCAACTTGGGCTTCAAAGAGGAAATGGATAAAATATTCAAGCTTCTGCCTCCCAAGCGGCAAAACCTGCTATTCTCCGCTACGCTCAGCCCCCATGTAGAGGAAATGAATCGGGTGTTGCTCAAAGACCCTCAGGTAATCAATATTGCTCCCGAAACGCAAAACCTCGACCTCATCAACCAGTCGGGCTATTTTGTGAGCGATGAAAAGAAAGGTGCTTTGCTCCGCCATTTGATCAAAACCAAGGAAATGAAGCAAGTGCTCGTGTTCACCTCATCGGTCTATAAAGCCGACCATGTGGCGGATAAATTGTATAAAAATGGAATAAATGCACGGGCAGTGCACAGCAAAAAAAGCCAAGGAAACCGAAAAGAATCGCTGGCTAGTTTCAAGGCAGGAAAAGTCAATGTATTGGTAGCAACCGACCTTCTTTCCCGAGGTATCGATATCGAGTTTTTACCCTACGTAGTCAACTACGAACTACCCCGCTCACCCAAAGATTTCGTCCACCGAATAGGCAGGACTGGGCGTGCCGAAAACCCTGGCGAAGCCATCACCTTCGTCACCCCCGATGACAAGCACCATTTCAAAGTTATCCAGAAAAAGATGAAAAAAGTCGTTACCATGCTGGATGCTGACAATTTGGGGATATAA
- the accD gene encoding acetyl-CoA carboxylase, carboxyltransferase subunit beta produces MSWFKRKEKGITTPTEEKMDSPDGLWYKTPSGKIIHMQELKQNAYVCPDDNYHVRIGSKEYFEILFDGNKFKELDANLESADPLTFVDTKAYPDRVKASQKKTSLKDACRTATGKMNGQSIVVSCMDFSFIGGSMGSVVGEKIARGIDYSIKHKLPFLMISKSGGARMMEAGLSLMQMAKTSAKLALLSEAGIPYISLMTDPTTGGVTASFAMLGDFNIAEPGALIGFAGPRVIRETIGKDLPKGFQSAEFLLEHGFLDFVVPRNELKKRLTTLIELLNN; encoded by the coding sequence ATGTCTTGGTTTAAGAGAAAAGAAAAGGGGATAACGACCCCTACCGAAGAGAAAATGGATTCGCCCGATGGCTTGTGGTACAAAACACCCAGCGGAAAGATCATCCATATGCAAGAGCTAAAACAGAATGCTTATGTGTGCCCAGATGATAATTATCATGTGAGGATCGGTTCTAAGGAATATTTCGAGATATTATTTGATGGGAATAAGTTCAAAGAACTGGATGCCAATTTAGAGTCGGCTGACCCACTTACGTTTGTTGATACAAAGGCTTACCCCGACAGAGTGAAAGCCAGCCAAAAGAAAACGAGCTTGAAAGATGCTTGTAGGACGGCTACGGGCAAAATGAATGGGCAGTCAATTGTGGTTTCATGTATGGATTTTTCGTTTATCGGAGGCTCTATGGGATCTGTAGTGGGCGAGAAAATAGCTAGAGGTATAGATTACAGCATTAAGCATAAGCTTCCTTTCTTGATGATCTCGAAATCGGGTGGTGCAAGGATGATGGAGGCTGGTCTCTCACTCATGCAAATGGCAAAAACTTCTGCTAAGTTGGCTTTGCTTTCCGAAGCAGGCATTCCTTATATTTCGCTGATGACCGACCCGACAACTGGTGGGGTAACGGCTTCTTTTGCCATGCTGGGCGATTTCAACATCGCAGAGCCGGGCGCATTGATTGGTTTTGCCGGCCCAAGGGTGATCAGGGAAACGATTGGGAAAGACTTGCCTAAAGGCTTCCAAAGTGCGGAGTTCCTTTTAGAGCATGGGTTTCTCGACTTTGTAGTGCCTCGCAACGAGCTGAAAAAGAGATTGACTACCCTGATAGAACTGTTGAACAATTAA